DNA from Salinispora arenicola:
GACCGGCGGCGGTCTCCGGGTTGCCGACCAGCCGGTTGGCCAACCGGAGCGCGCTCGGGTCGAGGGCACCGGAGCGCGGTACGCCGAGGTGCGCCCAGCCGGGCCGGCCGAGATCCTGCACGGTGGTGAGAGCGCCGGCCCGCACTACCTCGACCATGCCGGGCTCCTCGACCATGCCGGGCTCCTCGCCCCTGGCAGCCTCCGCACTTCTGCCGGGTGTGTCGGCCGCCCCGACCCGGTCGGCCGGTGGGATGCCGGTCATGCCGCGACCAGCCGTACCCGGGTGCCGGGCGCGAGCCGGGCCGGTGGGTCGGCGTGCACGTCGAACAGGGGCAGGTCGGTGCGGCCCACGAGTAGCCAGCCGCCGGGTGAGGCGGTCGGATAGATCCCGGCGTACGGGCCGGCCAGGCCGACGGAACCCGCCGGCACCCGGGGGCGCGGTGTCGACAGGCGAGGCACGCCCAGCCCGGCGGCCAGCCCGATCAGGTACGCGAAGCCGGGTGCGAAACCGCAGAAGGCCACCCGGAACTCGGTGGCGGTAAGTCGGCGGACGACGGCCGTCACGTCGACCTTCCAGTGGCCGGCGACTGTCGCCAGGTCCACCCCGTCGTAGATCACCGGGACCTCGACGGCACCGGTGCTAATGGTTCCCGTGTTGGTGGTTCCCGTGTTGGTGGTTCCCGTGCTGGCGGTGCCGGTGCTGATCGGTGTCGGGGCCCAGTCGTTGAGGAGTGCGGCGGTGTGGGCGGGATCGGATAGGCCGTCGAGCAGCACGGTGGAGGCCGCCGGGACGATCTCGACCGCGTCCAGGTCCCCTTGCTCCCGGCGTCGCCACAGTTCGGCCCGCCAGGCCTCCACCCGGTCGGCAACCACCGTTGCGGCGGCCCGGCCCGCGTCACCATGCTCCGTGTCGGCCGTGTCGTCGACGTTCGCGTCAAAGGTCGCGGCGTCGGCGTCGGCGTCGGCGTCGGCGTCGGCGTCGGCGTCGGAACAGTCGAGCAGCAGGGCGTGTGCTCCCGCCGGTCGAATCCGCATCCCGTCATCCTTCCGGAACAGCCCGACTTCCGGAAACAGGCCAACTTCCGGAACAGGCCGACACCGGCACCAAGCCGACTTCCGGAAACAGGCCAACTTCCGGAACAGGCCGACACCGGCACCAAGCCGACTTCCGGAACGGGCCGACTTCCGGAACGGGCCGACTTCCGGAACGGGCTGGCTTCCCGGACCCGTGCCGGGATCCGGCACCACCGGACCTACCGCCCCGTCGGTACGCAGTTTTCGCGTGACCAGACACACTACCGACAGGTAACCTACGGCGTCGTAACCTGTTGGCGTGACCACCTCCGCACCGACCCGCCTCAAGCCGGTCGACCTCGGCAAACCTCGGATGCGCGGCTGGCTGCACGCGTACGCGTTCTTCGTCGCCCTCGTCTGCGGGGCCGTGCTCTGCTCCATCGCCGCTTCCCGACCCGGCTGGTCGCCACTGGTCAGCACCCTGGTCTACAGCCTGACCGTCTGTGGCCTGTTCGGCACCAGCGCGCTCTACCACCGACGGGTGTGGTCAGAGCGCGGCTACCAAGTCATGCGGCGCATGGACCATTCGATGATCTTCGTGTTCATCGCTGGTACGTACACGCCGTTCTGCGTTCTGTTGCTGGAGCCCCGACCGGCGACGATCATGCTCTCGCTGGTGTGGGGTGGGGCACTCGGCGGTGTGGCACTCAAACTCATCTGGCCGCACGCCCCGCGCTGGGTCTCCGCGCCGCTCTACCTGGCGCTCGGTTGGGTCGCGGTGGCGATGCTGCCAGACATCCTCCGCGCGGGCGGGGTCACCGCCCTGGTCCTGCTGATCGTCGGGGGCGCGATCTACAGCGTCGGCGCGTTCAGCTACGCCCTGCGCCGACCCAACCCGTGGCCCACCGTCTTCGGTCACCACGAGTTCTTCCACGCCTGCACCCTGGTCGCCGCGATCTGCCACCACATCGCGATCTACTTCGCCCTCTTCGCCTAGCGGTGCGTTGCCAGGTCGGTGTCGCCGAGCAGTCGGAGCGGTTCGGGTAGTTCAAGTGGGGCTCGGGTAGTTCATGTCGCGGTGACCTGCACCGGGCTGCACAGGTCGACGCCGTCCCCGGTATTACAGGTCGACGTCGGAAACGGTTGTGAAGGGTTCTGGCGCCGCGACGCGAGCCGCCAGAAGCCCACCGATGCCGGGAACGAGTGCGATCAGCCAGACGCGGTGGCGGCGCCGCATGACCAGGGCCGCGGCGAGGACCGTGAGGGTGTAGGCCAGTCCGTGTACCGGACCGAGAATGCGGGAGACGGTAGGTGTGTGCACGGTGACGATGTTCAGGAGCATCAGTGCGAGGGTGGCCAGTTCGACTGAGCCGATGACCCGCAGCAGGTGACGGGGGCTCATAGTCCGACCCCCGTCGTCGATCCCGGACGGTAGATCATCAGAACCACCACGATCGCCCAGAGCAGGTTGAAGATTCCGGCGTGCATGCCCATGCGAGGGGCGACACGGGCGAGGTCCGCGGGTTGCGCACCCGTATCAAGGCAGTGCAGAGTGCGACGCTGGCCGGGCAGGACGACGGCGATGAGCACGGCGGCGGCACCGGCGGTGAGAACCATGGACACGATCAGCCACGCGTCACCGAGGACACCGATACTGGCGCCGGTAGCGAGCCCGAACACGGGAACGAGTGCGCCGATCACGGCGTACTTTCGGGTGACCCGGTGCAGGATGCGTACGACGGCGCTGCGGCGCGGGTCGGCTGGCTTGTCGAGCGCGAGTCGGGCGAAGCGAGGGAACATGCTTGCGGTGATGGCGACCGGGCCGATGGTGAGGATCGCGGCCAGGACGTGGACCGACAGCAGGAAGGCGCTCATGCCTGCACTCGCTGCCCGGTGACAGGCGTGCGGGGCAGACGTCCGGCAGACGTTTTCCAGGTGGTGCCGCGGCGCTCGAACTCGAAGAGGTCCTCGACGGCCCGGGCAGCGGCACAGCCGAAGTCACGTTCGAGCAGGTAGAGGGCTACATCGACGCCGGACAGGACACCGCCGCCGGTGACGAGGTCGCCGTCGTCGACAACCCGCGCACGGACCGCGTTCACGCCGATGGACTGCAGTCGGTCGATGCCGAGGTGGTGGGTGGTAGCTGTCCTTCCCTCCAGCAGGCCCGCCATGGCGAGCGCGAGCCCGCCACCACAGACGGCGACGACGGTGACCTGCGGCGCGGCGAGAGCCCGGGCGACGAGTGACATCGCCGGACTTCCGGCGAACCGTCCGAGTAGCGCGGGAACGGTCCGCTCGCCTGCGTCCGGGTCGCCGTCGACGGGCCCGGACGCGCCCGGGACGATGACGTAACCGGGTGCCTCCGGTTCCAGCGCGGTGCTGGCGGGGAGGGAGACACCGGCGGCTCCCGACGGGATGCTGTCCCGTCCCGACTCGCTCACCAGCACACACTCGAGTACGCCGCCGAGGGCGGCGCTGCCTGCGGAAAGCACCTCGAATGGGGCGATGACGTCGAGCAGATCGAAGCCGTCGAAAAGCACGAACTGGGCGCGAAGCGTGGGCATCAGTAGTCCCTTCACGTGGTAGGTGCATCCATGGTTGGGCAGCCGCGCGCCTCCCGATAGTGGCTACGAGGACAGGCATCACCTGAATCTCGCCAAGTGCGAGATGGCCTACCATGCAGGCATGTACACGGTCGTCGTCCTCGCGCTGCCGGATGTGATTGCCTTTGATCTGGCCACACCGGTCGAGACGTTCGGCCGTGTCCGCCTGCCGGACGGCCGGCCCGGATACCGGGTCCTCGTCGCAGGGCCCGACGATGTCGTCGACGCCGGGCCGGTGCGGCTGGCAGTCAGCGAGCAGCTGGATGCGCTCGATCGCGCCGACCTGGTCGTGGTGCCTGGCCGCAACAACCCCTTACGGCCCTCCCCACCCTCGGTGCTCGCCGCCCTACGTGCTGCCGCGACCAGGGGCACACGCGTCGCCTCCATCTGCGTCGGAGCATTCACGCTGGCAGAAGCAGGACTACTCGACAACATGAGGGCCACGACCCACTGGCTCGCCGCCGAACACCTCGCACACCAACACCCGTCGATCCAGGTGGACCCCGACGTGCTCTACATCGACAACGGCAGCATTCTCACCTCTGCCGGTGCCGCGTCCGGGCTGGACCTGTGCCTGCACGTGATCCACACCGACTACGGTGCGGCGGTGGCCGCGGATGCCGCACGCCTCGCCGTGGCCCCACTGCACCGAGCCGGCGGGCAGGCGCAGTACATCCTGCGGAACCGGCCGACCCTGCGGACCTCAGTCCTCGAACCCGTCCTCGCCTGGATCGAGACCAACGCGCATCGGGCCCTCACGCTCGCCGACCTCGCCGCCGCCGCGAACCTGAGTACACGCACCCTGACCAGGCGATTCGCTGTCGAGACCGGACAGAGCCCGATGCAATGGGTCGCCGGCGTCCGGATTCGTCACGCCCAGGAGCTCCTGGAGACCACCGACTACACGATCGACCGCATCGCAAACCAGACCGGATTCACCACCACGAGCAACTTTCGTGCGCAGTTCCAGGAGGTCGTCGGCACCACACCAGGCGCCTATCGCACCACCTTCCGGCTGTGAGGCGAGCAGCGTTCGACCGAGCCCGTCGAGGATTTCGTCGCACTGCTCAACAGCAAACACTGCCGACAGCATCGACGTACCCGGGCGGCCGGATCGCCGATCAGGCAAGCTGGGGGCATGACGGACGCGTACGCCCAGGATCGCACGCTGGTGTTGCTCCGGCACTCGAAGGCGGAGCCGCCCGGTGACCGGCCGGACGTGGATCGGCCGCTGGCGCCGCGGGGACGAGCGGACGCGGCGGCGGCCGGCGCCTGGCTGGCCCACAACGCGCTGCTCCCGGACTTGGTGATCTGCTCTTCGGCCCGCCGCACCCGGGAAACCTGGCACGGCGTGGCCATGGGGATGACCGGGGCGCCACCAGAGGGCGGTTCCGCGGGCCCGGCACCCGACGTGCAGTACGCGGACGACGCGTACGAGGCGCACCCGGAGGATCTGCTGGCCCTGGTCCGGCGGGTCAACCCGGTCACTCGGACGGTGTTGCTGATCGCCCACAATCCCGGCGTGT
Protein-coding regions in this window:
- a CDS encoding SixA phosphatase family protein, with the protein product MTDAYAQDRTLVLLRHSKAEPPGDRPDVDRPLAPRGRADAAAAGAWLAHNALLPDLVICSSARRTRETWHGVAMGMTGAPPEGGSAGPAPDVQYADDAYEAHPEDLLALVRRVNPVTRTVLLIAHNPGVSQLSALLNPEQADRDALRTSEVVVHRTTAEWAGLGRGDTVVTTAHTARG
- a CDS encoding DJ-1/PfpI family protein: MPTLRAQFVLFDGFDLLDVIAPFEVLSAGSAALGGVLECVLVSESGRDSIPSGAAGVSLPASTALEPEAPGYVIVPGASGPVDGDPDAGERTVPALLGRFAGSPAMSLVARALAAPQVTVVAVCGGGLALAMAGLLEGRTATTHHLGIDRLQSIGVNAVRARVVDDGDLVTGGGVLSGVDVALYLLERDFGCAAARAVEDLFEFERRGTTWKTSAGRLPRTPVTGQRVQA
- the trhA gene encoding PAQR family membrane homeostasis protein TrhA, translating into MTTSAPTRLKPVDLGKPRMRGWLHAYAFFVALVCGAVLCSIAASRPGWSPLVSTLVYSLTVCGLFGTSALYHRRVWSERGYQVMRRMDHSMIFVFIAGTYTPFCVLLLEPRPATIMLSLVWGGALGGVALKLIWPHAPRWVSAPLYLALGWVAVAMLPDILRAGGVTALVLLIVGGAIYSVGAFSYALRRPNPWPTVFGHHEFFHACTLVAAICHHIAIYFALFA
- a CDS encoding 5-oxoprolinase subunit B family protein, whose amino-acid sequence is MRIRPAGAHALLLDCSDADADADADADADAATFDANVDDTADTEHGDAGRAAATVVADRVEAWRAELWRRREQGDLDAVEIVPAASTVLLDGLSDPAHTAALLNDWAPTPISTGTASTGTTNTGTTNTGTISTGAVEVPVIYDGVDLATVAGHWKVDVTAVVRRLTATEFRVAFCGFAPGFAYLIGLAAGLGVPRLSTPRPRVPAGSVGLAGPYAGIYPTASPGGWLLVGRTDLPLFDVHADPPARLAPGTRVRLVAA
- a CDS encoding membrane protein, which translates into the protein MSAFLLSVHVLAAILTIGPVAITASMFPRFARLALDKPADPRRSAVVRILHRVTRKYAVIGALVPVFGLATGASIGVLGDAWLIVSMVLTAGAAAVLIAVVLPGQRRTLHCLDTGAQPADLARVAPRMGMHAGIFNLLWAIVVVLMIYRPGSTTGVGL
- a CDS encoding GlxA family transcriptional regulator, producing the protein MAYHAGMYTVVVLALPDVIAFDLATPVETFGRVRLPDGRPGYRVLVAGPDDVVDAGPVRLAVSEQLDALDRADLVVVPGRNNPLRPSPPSVLAALRAAATRGTRVASICVGAFTLAEAGLLDNMRATTHWLAAEHLAHQHPSIQVDPDVLYIDNGSILTSAGAASGLDLCLHVIHTDYGAAVAADAARLAVAPLHRAGGQAQYILRNRPTLRTSVLEPVLAWIETNAHRALTLADLAAAANLSTRTLTRRFAVETGQSPMQWVAGVRIRHAQELLETTDYTIDRIANQTGFTTTSNFRAQFQEVVGTTPGAYRTTFRL